The following proteins come from a genomic window of Micromonospora zamorensis:
- a CDS encoding zf-HC2 domain-containing protein codes for MADGTEHVEELLGLYYLDELDAASAQRVRAHLDTCGTCREEAAQVCESLAAMALLLDDRERLASMYGALGTSVPPAFPARFAPIEEPEEPRSRVGWPRRSGRNRPTESAAATDGPVVEPAPPAPATRTAVAPAREAPAPTPAMEGPAPTGPPAALVLPAAPPAAPPPWPPAAPAPPPAAPTASALSLAVPDVAPVVPTIVPVVPVVPVVPVAPAVAPVAAAEPAAVPVKPKIAPEVRTKPVKRPAPSTAPAPAPLATQPAAEKRPVRRTQSLIVSIGLLAATVTLGATAATAILREHPGEPSAPAARAAGSAAASTTDVDSGVRMTVTLTAKDGFTEVRATLTGLTKGTGYRLYGYGPDDKRWAVVNWTGGAGKQQEVSGTVPVAIAGISHMAVQRSDRKTVVTVYFSLEGEAEIGANGG; via the coding sequence GACGGCACCGAGCACGTCGAGGAGTTGCTCGGGCTCTACTACCTCGACGAACTCGACGCGGCCTCGGCCCAGCGGGTGCGCGCCCACCTCGACACGTGCGGAACCTGCCGCGAGGAGGCGGCGCAGGTGTGCGAGTCACTTGCGGCGATGGCCCTGCTCCTCGACGATCGGGAGAGGCTGGCGAGCATGTACGGCGCGCTCGGCACGTCGGTCCCACCGGCGTTCCCGGCCCGGTTCGCGCCGATCGAGGAACCCGAGGAGCCGCGGTCCCGGGTCGGCTGGCCCCGCCGGTCCGGCCGCAACCGCCCCACGGAGTCCGCAGCCGCGACTGATGGACCGGTGGTCGAACCCGCGCCGCCCGCTCCGGCGACGCGCACCGCCGTGGCGCCGGCCAGGGAAGCTCCCGCGCCGACGCCGGCCATGGAAGGTCCCGCGCCCACGGGGCCGCCCGCCGCGCTCGTCCTGCCGGCTGCGCCGCCCGCCGCGCCACCCCCGTGGCCGCCCGCCGCGCCCGCTCCGCCCCCCGCCGCACCCACCGCGTCGGCGCTATCGCTCGCGGTGCCGGACGTCGCGCCTGTCGTGCCGACCATCGTGCCTGTCGTGCCTGTCGTGCCTGTCGTGCCTGTGGCGCCGGCCGTCGCGCCTGTGGCCGCCGCCGAGCCGGCTGCCGTGCCGGTGAAGCCGAAGATCGCACCGGAGGTGCGCACCAAGCCCGTGAAGCGGCCGGCCCCGTCGACCGCGCCTGCTCCGGCCCCCCTGGCCACGCAACCGGCTGCGGAGAAGCGACCGGTCCGGCGTACCCAGTCGTTGATTGTCTCGATCGGGTTGCTGGCCGCGACCGTCACGCTCGGCGCGACCGCCGCGACCGCGATCCTGCGCGAGCACCCCGGCGAGCCCAGCGCGCCGGCGGCCCGGGCCGCCGGGAGCGCGGCGGCCTCGACGACCGACGTGGACAGCGGGGTGCGCATGACGGTGACGCTGACCGCGAAGGACGGGTTCACCGAGGTGCGTGCGACGCTGACCGGTCTGACCAAGGGAACCGGTTACCGGCTGTACGGCTACGGCCCGGACGACAAGCGGTGGGCGGTCGTGAACTGGACCGGCGGGGCGGGCAAGCAGCAGGAGGTGTCCGGCACGGTACCCGTCGCGATCGCCGGCATCTCGCACATGGCGGTGCAGCGCAGCGACCGCAAGACGGTGGTGACCGTGTACTTCTCGCTCGAGGGCGAAGCCGAGATCGGCGCCAACGGCGGCTGA
- a CDS encoding YbaB/EbfC family nucleoid-associated protein, with protein sequence MSDLDRMLEQAQAVQDQVAAMRDRLSATEVTGTAANGAVRVSVTAAGTFTGVRLGRDLFADTDPEEMEELVLAALQDAGAQLRELTEHRMSSLNEIFQSIQQ encoded by the coding sequence ATGTCGGACTTGGACCGGATGCTGGAGCAGGCGCAGGCGGTGCAGGACCAGGTGGCCGCCATGCGCGACCGGCTGTCGGCCACCGAGGTCACCGGCACGGCCGCCAACGGTGCGGTACGGGTCTCGGTGACCGCGGCGGGCACCTTCACCGGCGTACGCCTGGGTCGGGACCTGTTCGCCGACACCGACCCGGAGGAAATGGAGGAGTTGGTGCTCGCCGCTCTCCAGGACGCCGGCGCACAGCTGCGCGAGTTGACCGAGCACCGGATGAGCTCACTCAACGAGATCTTCCAGTCGATCCAGCAGTAG
- a CDS encoding WXG100 family type VII secretion target, whose amino-acid sequence MPDPTTSHLRVPAELEMAGQTLNAKAAEIEDQLAALINKLVPLQDQWQGPAQSYYQGLQQEWNIAANGLFGEAGVLGRIASAMNLSWNNYAEGEWANVRTWSGR is encoded by the coding sequence ATGCCAGATCCCACCACCAGCCACCTGCGCGTCCCGGCGGAGCTGGAGATGGCCGGGCAGACGCTCAACGCCAAAGCCGCCGAAATCGAAGACCAGCTCGCGGCGCTGATCAACAAGCTGGTGCCCCTGCAGGACCAGTGGCAGGGTCCGGCCCAGTCCTATTACCAAGGTCTGCAGCAGGAGTGGAACATCGCCGCCAACGGCCTGTTCGGCGAGGCCGGTGTCCTCGGCAGGATCGCCTCGGCGATGAACCTGTCGTGGAACAACTACGCCGAGGGCGAATGGGCCAACGTGCGTACCTGGTCAGGGCGCTGA
- a CDS encoding WXG100 family type VII secretion target, with translation MDHILVTPEMIMDAAASCDVTATDIDGELASLRSTVVQMQAIWHGVAAGQFEILMNDFDVFGRMLHNALTDIGSGLRGNFHNYVDAEQANINSLVAVNQDIPGANL, from the coding sequence ATGGACCACATTCTCGTAACACCGGAAATGATCATGGACGCCGCGGCCAGCTGTGACGTGACCGCGACGGATATCGACGGCGAGCTTGCCAGCCTGCGGTCGACTGTGGTGCAGATGCAGGCGATCTGGCACGGCGTCGCGGCCGGACAGTTCGAGATCCTCATGAACGACTTCGACGTGTTCGGCCGGATGCTGCACAACGCGCTGACCGACATCGGCAGTGGCCTGCGCGGCAACTTCCACAACTACGTCGATGCCGAGCAGGCCAACATCAACAGCCTCGTTGCCGTCAACCAGGACATCCCCGGCGCGAACCTCTAG
- a CDS encoding beta strand repeat-containing protein, whose translation MPTETSADGTVVDYDSDGRPVRQQLPDGTVFDGFTADGRPSHGTLPGNQDVSITYGGDGSSTWTYADGTTVDRNAAGDVTRQVTADGASFDGFTADGRPTHGTLPGADGQPAQAVDIAYGGDGSSTWSYADGTSVDRNAAGDVTRQVTADGASFDRFTADGRPTHGTLPGNQDVSITYGGDGSSTWTYADGTTVDRNAAGGITREVTADGASFDGFTADGRPTHGTVPGGDGQPAQDVSIAYGPDGSSTWTYADGTTVDRNAAGGVTREVTADGASFDGFTADGRPTHGTLPGADGQPAQAVDIAYGGDGSSTWTYADGTTVDRNATGGVTREVTADGASFDGFTADGRPTHGTVPGADGQPAQAVDIAYGGDGSSTWTYADGTTVDRNAAGGIRREVTADGATFDRFNVDGRPTHGTVPGADGQQAVDIAYGGDGSSTWTYADGTTVDRNAAGGVTREVTADGVTFDGFTADGRPTHGTVPGADGRPAQDVSIAYGGDGSSTWTYADGTTVDRNAAGDVTREVTADGVTFDRFTPEGKPTHGTVPGSDGQPAQAVDIAYGGDGSSTWTYADGTTVDRNAAGGVTREVTADGVTFDGFTADGRPTHGTVPGADGRPAQDVSIAYGGDGSSTWTYADGTTVDRNAAGDVTREVTADGVTFDRFTPEGKPTHGTVPGSDGQPAQAVDIAYGGDGSSTWTYADGTTVDRNAAGGVTREVTADGVTFDGFTADGRPTHGTVPGADGRPAQDVSIAYGGDGSSTWTYADGTTVDRNAAGDVTREVTADGVTFDRFTPEGKPTHGTVPGSDGQPAQAVDIAYGGDGSSTWTYADGTTVDRNAAGDVTREVSADGVTFDRFTPEGKPTHGTVPGSDGQPAQAVDIAYGGDGSSTWTYADGTTVDRNAAGDVTREVTADGVTFDRFTPEGKPTHGTVPGSDGQPAQAVDIAYGADGSSTWTYADGTTVDRNAAGDVTREVTADGVTFDRFTPEGKPTHGTVPGADGQPAQAVDITYGGDGSSTWTYADGTTVDRNAAGDVTREVSADGVTFDRFTPEGKPTHGTVPGADGQPAQAVDITYGGDGSSTWTYADGTKVDRNPDGEVVRQTTSEGTVFDAFNGDGRPTHGTVPGRGGDPAQQVDITYGADGSSIWSYQGDGSKIFRAADGTATRQELNDGSVFDAFNGDGRPTHGTVPGRGGDPAQQVDITYGADGSSIWTYQGNGTKVYRNAEGDTTRQVLKDGMTFDQFDAKGNPTHGTVPSTNGEPAQQFTITYAPDGSSTWKYGDGTTVRRDPAGTVTGVQAAGWTFDRFDGQGRPTHGAEDGKTNAVDIKYSDDGSSVWTYQDGTVVNRNPGGDVVLMQADGWIYDTFDGRGRPLHGSKDGKNVTISYGADGLTTLMYDSKNGMITDGNGKPVAVVVDGKRYEYAVQIPLLGESISSVRKQRDSIDGNLKAMAIHLQSICESWNSPAGDKYEALTTDLKKLTTDTQGLLDDAVAAMQKSYDNYVGAEGANLTSMTSKGR comes from the coding sequence GTGCCCACCGAGACCAGCGCCGACGGCACAGTCGTCGACTACGACAGCGACGGCCGTCCCGTGCGCCAGCAACTCCCCGACGGAACCGTCTTCGACGGGTTCACCGCCGACGGCAGGCCCAGCCACGGGACCCTCCCGGGGAACCAGGACGTCTCCATCACGTACGGCGGTGACGGGTCGAGTACCTGGACCTACGCGGACGGTACGACGGTGGATCGGAATGCGGCTGGTGACGTTACGCGTCAGGTGACCGCGGATGGTGCGTCGTTCGACGGGTTCACCGCGGACGGCAGGCCCACGCACGGCACGCTGCCGGGGGCCGATGGGCAGCCGGCGCAGGCGGTCGACATCGCTTACGGCGGTGACGGGTCGAGTACGTGGTCCTATGCGGATGGCACGTCGGTGGATCGGAATGCGGCTGGTGACGTTACGCGTCAGGTCACTGCGGATGGTGCGTCGTTTGACCGGTTCACCGCGGATGGCAGGCCCACCCATGGGACCCTTCCGGGAAACCAGGACGTCTCCATCACGTACGGCGGTGACGGGTCGAGTACGTGGACCTACGCGGACGGTACGACGGTGGATCGCAATGCGGCTGGTGGCATTACGCGTGAGGTGACGGCGGATGGTGCGTCGTTCGACGGGTTCACTGCTGATGGCAGGCCGACGCATGGCACGGTGCCGGGGGGCGATGGGCAGCCCGCGCAGGACGTGTCGATCGCCTACGGCCCCGACGGGTCGAGTACGTGGACCTACGCGGACGGTACGACGGTGGATCGCAATGCGGCTGGTGGCGTTACGCGTGAGGTGACGGCGGATGGTGCGTCGTTCGACGGGTTCACTGCTGATGGCAGGCCGACGCACGGCACGCTGCCGGGGGCCGACGGCCAGCCGGCGCAGGCGGTCGACATCGCTTATGGCGGTGATGGGTCGAGTACGTGGACGTACGCCGACGGCACGACGGTCGACCGTAACGCGACTGGTGGCGTTACGCGTGAGGTGACGGCGGATGGTGCGTCGTTCGACGGGTTCACTGCTGATGGCAGGCCGACGCACGGCACGGTGCCGGGGGCCGACGGCCAGCCGGCGCAGGCGGTCGACATCGCCTACGGCGGCGACGGCAGCAGCACCTGGACCTACGCGGACGGCACGACGGTCGATCGGAATGCGGCTGGTGGCATTAGGCGTGAGGTGACGGCGGATGGTGCGACGTTCGACCGGTTCAACGTCGACGGCAGGCCGACGCATGGAACGGTGCCGGGGGCCGATGGGCAGCAGGCGGTCGACATCGCTTATGGCGGTGATGGGTCGAGTACGTGGACCTATGCGGACGGCACGACGGTCGATCGCAATGCGGCTGGTGGCGTTACGCGTGAGGTGACGGCGGATGGTGTGACGTTCGACGGGTTCACTGCTGATGGGAGGCCGACGCATGGAACGGTGCCGGGCGCCGATGGGCGGCCCGCGCAGGACGTGTCGATTGCTTATGGCGGTGACGGGTCGAGTACGTGGACGTACGCCGACGGCACGACCGTCGACCGTAACGCCGCTGGTGACGTCACCCGCGAGGTGACCGCGGATGGTGTGACGTTTGATCGGTTCACCCCTGAGGGCAAGCCGACGCACGGCACGGTGCCGGGGTCGGATGGGCAGCCGGCGCAGGCGGTGGACATCGCTTACGGCGGTGACGGCAGCAGCACGTGGACCTATGCGGACGGCACGACGGTCGATCGCAATGCGGCTGGTGGCGTTACGCGTGAGGTGACGGCGGATGGTGTGACGTTCGACGGGTTCACTGCTGATGGGAGGCCGACGCATGGAACGGTGCCGGGCGCCGATGGGCGGCCCGCGCAGGACGTGTCGATTGCTTATGGCGGTGACGGGTCGAGTACGTGGACGTACGCCGACGGCACGACCGTCGACCGTAACGCCGCTGGTGACGTCACCCGCGAGGTGACCGCGGATGGTGTGACGTTTGATCGGTTCACCCCTGAGGGCAAGCCCACGCACGGCACGGTGCCGGGGTCGGATGGGCAGCCGGCGCAGGCGGTGGACATCGCTTACGGCGGTGACGGCAGCAGCACGTGGACCTACGCCGACGGCACGACGGTCGATCGCAATGCGGCTGGTGGCGTTACGCGTGAGGTGACGGCGGATGGTGTGACGTTCGACGGGTTCACTGCTGATGGGAGGCCGACGCATGGAACGGTGCCGGGCGCCGATGGGCGGCCCGCGCAGGACGTGTCGATTGCTTATGGCGGTGACGGGTCGAGTACGTGGACGTACGCCGACGGCACGACCGTCGACCGTAACGCCGCTGGTGACGTCACCCGCGAGGTGACCGCGGATGGTGTGACGTTTGATCGGTTCACCCCTGAGGGCAAGCCGACGCACGGCACGGTGCCGGGGTCGGATGGGCAGCCGGCGCAGGCGGTGGACATCGCTTACGGCGGTGACGGCAGCAGCACGTGGACCTACGCCGACGGCACGACGGTGGACCGCAATGCGGCTGGTGACGTTACGCGTGAGGTGAGCGCGGATGGTGTGACGTTCGACCGGTTCACCCCTGAGGGCAAGCCCACGCACGGCACGGTGCCGGGGTCGGATGGGCAGCCGGCGCAGGCGGTGGACATCGCTTACGGCGGTGACGGCAGCAGCACGTGGACCTACGCCGACGGCACGACGGTGGACCGCAATGCGGCTGGTGACGTTACGCGTGAGGTGACGGCGGATGGTGTGACGTTCGACCGGTTCACCCCTGAGGGCAAGCCCACGCACGGCACGGTGCCGGGGTCGGATGGGCAGCCCGCGCAGGCGGTGGACATCGCCTATGGCGCTGACGGGTCGAGCACGTGGACCTACGCCGACGGCACGACGGTCGACCGCAATGCCGCTGGTGACGTCACCCGTGAGGTGACCGCGGATGGTGTGACGTTCGACCGGTTCACCCCTGAGGGCAAGCCCACGCACGGCACCGTGCCGGGGGCCGATGGGCAGCCCGCGCAGGCGGTGGACATCACTTACGGCGGTGACGGCAGCAGCACCTGGACCTACGCCGACGGCACGACGGTCGACCGCAATGCCGCTGGTGACGTTACGCGTGAGGTGAGCGCGGATGGTGTGACGTTCGACCGGTTCACCCCTGAGGGCAAGCCCACGCACGGCACCGTGCCGGGGGCCGATGGGCAGCCCGCGCAGGCGGTGGACATCACTTACGGCGGTGACGGCAGCAGCACCTGGACCTACGCCGACGGCACCAAGGTCGACCGCAACCCTGACGGCGAGGTGGTTCGGCAGACCACCTCCGAGGGCACCGTCTTCGACGCGTTCAACGGCGACGGTAGGCCCACCCACGGGACGGTTCCCGGCCGGGGCGGCGACCCGGCGCAGCAGGTCGACATCACCTACGGCGCCGACGGGTCGAGCATCTGGAGCTACCAGGGCGACGGCTCGAAGATTTTCCGCGCCGCGGACGGGACGGCGACCCGGCAGGAGCTGAATGACGGCAGCGTCTTCGACGCGTTCAACGGCGACGGCAGGCCCACCCACGGGACGGTTCCCGGCCGGGGCGGCGACCCGGCGCAGCAGGTCGACATCACCTACGGCGCCGACGGGTCGAGCATCTGGACCTACCAGGGCAACGGCACCAAGGTGTATCGCAACGCCGAGGGCGACACCACCCGGCAGGTGCTGAAGGACGGCATGACCTTCGACCAGTTCGACGCGAAGGGCAACCCCACGCACGGCACCGTGCCGAGCACGAACGGGGAGCCGGCCCAGCAGTTCACCATCACGTACGCCCCGGACGGGTCGAGCACGTGGAAGTACGGCGACGGCACGACGGTCCGGCGGGACCCGGCGGGAACCGTGACGGGGGTGCAGGCCGCTGGGTGGACGTTCGACAGGTTCGACGGGCAGGGACGGCCCACGCACGGCGCCGAGGACGGCAAGACCAACGCCGTCGACATCAAGTACTCCGACGACGGCTCGAGTGTGTGGACGTACCAGGACGGCACGGTCGTCAACCGCAACCCCGGCGGTGACGTCGTACTGATGCAGGCCGACGGGTGGATATACGACACGTTCGACGGTCGGGGCCGCCCGTTGCACGGGAGCAAGGACGGCAAGAACGTCACCATCTCGTACGGGGCCGACGGGCTCACCACCCTCATGTACGACTCGAAGAACGGGATGATCACCGACGGCAATGGCAAGCCGGTCGCCGTCGTCGTGGACGGCAAGCGCTACGAGTACGCCGTGCAGATCCCGCTGCTCGGGGAGTCGATCAGCAGTGTGCGTAAGCAGCGCGACTCGATCGACGGCAACCTCAAGGCGATGGCGATCCACCTGCAGTCGATCTGTGAATCGTGGAACAGCCCGGCGGGGGACAAGTACGAGGCCCTCACCACCGACCTGAAGAAACTCACCACCGATACCCAGGGCCTGCTCGATGACGCCGTCGCGGCGATGCAGAAGTCGTACGACAACTACGTCGGGGCCGAGGGCGCGAACCTCACGAGCATGACGTCCAAGGGTCGATGA
- a CDS encoding response regulator transcription factor, whose protein sequence is MADQPIWRAGLEKLAGDDPDLRMVAAVAALTDLPAGATYDLVVLDAAEPDASTLGLVRGATPFGHLLVSADWTGRPKLMAAIRAGARGCVSRLAEQEAVREAMRVTAQGGFYLCPRLADRFPAELPGSPADEQGGLAPREVETLRWIASGFTHSQIATRMGLSQATVNTYAKRIRAKLNANNKAELTRRAIELGHLTSLKS, encoded by the coding sequence GTGGCAGATCAACCGATCTGGCGAGCCGGCCTGGAAAAGCTGGCCGGCGACGATCCGGATCTGCGGATGGTCGCGGCGGTGGCTGCGCTGACGGACCTGCCGGCCGGTGCGACGTACGACCTGGTCGTTCTGGATGCAGCGGAACCGGATGCGTCGACGCTGGGGCTGGTCCGCGGGGCCACGCCGTTCGGGCATCTGCTCGTCAGCGCGGACTGGACGGGCCGCCCGAAGCTGATGGCGGCGATCCGGGCCGGGGCGCGCGGCTGCGTGAGCCGACTCGCGGAGCAGGAGGCGGTGCGGGAGGCCATGCGGGTGACCGCGCAGGGTGGCTTCTACCTGTGCCCGCGGCTGGCGGACCGGTTCCCGGCCGAGTTGCCGGGTTCTCCCGCCGACGAGCAGGGCGGGCTCGCACCGCGGGAGGTGGAGACGTTGCGGTGGATTGCGTCCGGCTTCACGCACTCGCAGATCGCTACGCGGATGGGCCTTTCCCAGGCGACGGTCAACACGTACGCGAAGCGGATCCGCGCGAAGCTGAACGCCAACAATAAGGCCGAGCTGACCCGCCGCGCGATCGAGCTCGGCCACTTGACGTCCTTGAAGAGCTAG